One window of the Anolis sagrei isolate rAnoSag1 chromosome 5, rAnoSag1.mat, whole genome shotgun sequence genome contains the following:
- the LRRC4 gene encoding LOW QUALITY PROTEIN: leucine-rich repeat-containing protein 4 (The sequence of the model RefSeq protein was modified relative to this genomic sequence to represent the inferred CDS: deleted 6 bases in 6 codons), protein MRDRLTSSSSSSSAWKGRGQDDACAPLPPGKKEEGEEEEEEEEREGGRSRCVSSSSGSGTGGGGGGGTGLGSREAPPASSSSSSALPLLFLFLFLSSGGGGGGGGAPFRVKDKRMPPPGRPLPARTPPAGAWAWPCAWGWCWCWCWRGARAGPGRGGSAPSSSSSSSSSSGHSCPSACSCSPQLSKVVCTRRGLGEVPAGIPPGTRFLNLMENQIRRVQADTFRHLRHLEVLQLGRNAIRQIEVGAFNGLASLNTLELFDNWLTVVPSGAFEYLSKLRELWLRNNPIESISSYAFNRVPSLMRLDLGELKRLKYVSEGAFEGLHNLKYLNLGMCGLREVPNLAPLVGLEELELSGNHFPALRPGAFRGLRSLRKLWLMSCQVGLVERDAFEGLAALVELNLAHNNLSALPHDLFAPLRYLVELHLHHNPWSCDCDVLWLAWWLRESIPTNSTCCGRCHAPAHLRGRFLLEVDQAAFRCAAPVIMDAPRDLNVSEGRPAELRCRTPAMSAVRWLLPDGSVLSHASAHPRLQVLNDGTLNFSRVLLSDTGLYTCMVANVAGRSNASAYLNASAAELLNTSNYSFFTTVTVETTESAPETLFPKFSKPVPTASASSAGYQPAYTTTTTVLVQATRPGPRQQEPGGPAPGPEGGNSNSNGNDKMQTSLDEVMKTTKIIIGCFVAVTLLAAAMLIVFYKLRKRHQQRSTVAAARTVEIIQVDEDIAAPASASTGSPAPSSSGGSGEGAVVLPAAIHDHLNYNTYKPPHGAHWTENCLGNSLHPTVTTIAEPYIIQTHPKEKVQETQI, encoded by the exons atgagggatcgcctaa cctcctcctcctcctcctcctcggcgtgGAAGGGGAGGGGGCAGGATGACGCTTGTGCTCCGCTCCCGCCcgggaagaaagaggagggggaggaggaggaggaggaagaggagagggaggggggaaggagccGATGcgtcagcagcagcagcggcagcggcaccggcggcggcggcggcggcggcaccGGGCTGGGCAGCAGAGAAGCGCCCCccgcctcttcctcttcctcctctgcccttcctctgctcttcctcttcctcttcctctcctccggcggcggcggcggcggcgggggggctCCGTTCCGAGTGAAGGACAAAAGGATGC CGCCCCCGGGCCGCCCCCTCCCCGCAAGGACCCCTCCGGCCGGGGCCTGGGCCTGGCCGTGTGCCTGGGGCTGGTGCTGGTGCTGGTGCTGGCGTGGGGCCCGGGCCGGGCCTGGGCGGGGGGGCTCTGCCCCTTCTTCCTCGTCGTCCTCGTCGTCCTCGTCTGGACACAGCTGCCCCTCGGCCTGCTCGTGCAGCCCCCAGCTGAGCAAGGTGGTCTGCACGCGGCGCGGGCTGGGCGAGGTGCCGGCGGGCATTCCCCCGGGGACGCGGTTCCTGAACCTGATGGAGAACCAGATCCGGCGGGTGCAGGCGGACACCTTCCGGCACCTGCGGCACCTGGAGGTCCTGCAGCTGGGCCGCAACGCCATCCGGCAGATCGAGGTGGGCGCCTTCAACGGGCTGGCCAGCCTCAACACCCTGGAGCTCTTCGACAACTGGCTGACCGTGGTGCCCAGCGGGGCCTTCGAGTACCTGTCCAAGCTGCGCGAGCTCTGGCTGCGCAACAACCCCATCGAGAGCATCTCCTCCTACGCCTTCAACCGCGTGCCCTCCCTCATGCGCCTCGACCTGGGCGAGCTCAAGCGCCTCAAGTACGTCTCCGAGGGGGCCTTCGAGGGCCTGCACAACCTCAAGTACCTGAACCTGGGCATGTGCGGCCTGCGCGAGGTGCCCAACCTGGCCCCGCTGGTGGGgctggaggagctggagctctcg GGCAACCACTTCCCGGCCCTGCGCCCGGGGGCCTTCCGG GGCCTGCGCTCCCTGCGCAAGCTCTGGCTGATGAGCTGCCAGGTGGGCCTGGTGGAGCGGGACGCCTTCGAGGGCCTGGCCGCCCTGGTGGAGCTCAACCTGGCCCACAACAACCTCAGCGCCCTG CCCCACGACCTCTTCGCCCCGCTGCGCTACCTGGTGGAGCTCCACCTGCACCACAACCCCTGGAGCTGCGACTGCGACGTGCTCTGGCTGGCCTGGTGGCTGCGCGAGTCCATCCCCACCAACTCCACCTGCTGCGGCCGCTGCCACGCCCCCGCCCACCTGCGCGGCCGCTTCCTGCTGGAGGTGGACCAGGCCGCCTTCCGCTGCGCCGCC CCCGTCATCATGGACGCCCCGCGCGACCTCAACGTCTCCGAGGGCCGGCCGGCCGAGCTGCGCTGCCGCACCCCCGCCATGTCCGCCGTGCGCTGGCTCCTG CCCGACGGCTCCGTGCTCAGCCACGCCTCGGCCCACCCGCGCCTGCAGGTGCTCAACGACGGCACCCTCAACTTCTCGCGGGTGCTGCTGAGCGACACGGGCCTCTACACCTGCATGGTGGCCAACGTGGCCGGCCGCTCCAACGCCTCGGCCTACCTCAACGCCAGCGCCGCCGAGCTCCTCAACACCTCCAACTACAGCTTCTTCACCACCGTCACCGTGGAGACCACCGAGAGCGCCCCCGAGACCCTCTTCCCCAAGTTCTCCAAGCCCGTGCCCaccgcctccgcctcctccgccgGGTACCAGCCGGcctacaccaccaccaccaccgtcCTGGTCCAGGCCACCCGCCCGGGGCCCCGGCAGCAGGAGCCCGGCGGTCCGGCCCCGGGCCCCGAGGgcggcaacagcaacagcaacggCAACGACAAGATGCAGACCAGCCTGGACGAGGTGATGAAAACCACCAAGATCATCATTGGCTGCTTTGTGGCCGTGACGCTGCTGGCGGCGGCCATGTTGATCGTCTTCTACAAGCTGCGCAAGCGGCACCAGCAGCGCAGCACCGTGGCCGCCGCCCGGACCGTGGAGATCATCCAGGTGGACGAGGACATTGCCGCCCCGGCCTCGGCCTCCACGGGCTCG CCGGCGCCGTCGTCGTCGGGCGGATCAGGTGAGGGGGCAGTTGTACTGCCGGCTGCTATCCATGACCACCTTAACTACAACACTTACAAA CCCCCCCACGGGGCCCACTGGACAGAAAACTGCCTGGGGAACTCCCTGCACCCCACAGTCACGACTATTGCCGAGCCGTACATAATCCAGACCCACCCCAAGGAGAAAGTGCAGGAGACGCAGATCTGA